The Methanomassiliicoccales archaeon region TGTTGCTTATAAGAAAGTACTTGGCCATTGACAGTAAATTTATCAGACAATGATATGTTGCATCGTAATCGAAGGCTGATCGCGAGAGCGAGAGCGGGCTGCCCGAATACAACAGCGTGTTCACCGAAAAGGATGATTTTGCCTGGTGCTGAGCTTTCTAACATCCAGACGCTTATTCCGTTAGCAGTGATTAAACATTTCGTTCGGAGTTTCAATGCATTTTTCGAAGGTTCATTTCACTCTCTCTTTTGCCATTAAGATGAATATGCTTGTCCCAATGGCAAGAAAGCCAGCGAGCGCAAATGGTTCGTAGCTGATTCCATCCAATGATGAACTTGCAATGTATGAAAGAATTAATGGTCCAACGATAAAACCTAAATCGCTCATTGTCCTAAATATCCCCATCGCGATACCAAGCTGACCCTCACTGGCTGTATCCGTGACCCAAGCCATAATGGGACCAGAAAATCCGAAACCAAACCCAAGACCAGCCATTATGATAATGAGGGAGACGCTAGAATTTGCAAAAGGTATCGCAAGTGTCAGCAGGCCAGTGATGAAAAGACTTGCGAACAAAAATTTTTTCCTCCCATACCGATCCGTCAACGATCCGGCTGGCAACATTGTT contains the following coding sequences:
- a CDS encoding MFS transporter — protein: VHFGIGEAHITSSKNQMRTSLPSITGIFKNYTLMAINLAIFGIFFIRMGVVSTLVPIFASENLGLSVQIIGGVLAITALINFLTMLPAGSLTDRYGRKKFLFASLFITGLLTLAIPFANSSVSLIIIMAGLGFGFGFSGPIMAWVTDTASEGQLGIAMGIFRTMSDLGFIVGPLILSYIASSSLDGISYEPFALAGFLAIGTSIFILMAKERVK